TTGGTATCTCCTTAGCACGTGTTAACAGTTCATTTACTGCCATAATCGCCATCATTGGCACTGTAATAGAAACCACAACAAGAATAGATTCAACAGCCCTAAACTTATTGTACATGGGGAAATAGTCAAAGAACAGATCCGATACAAGGGTAAAGTTTTTTCCAAATGACAAAAGCAATGCTAAAATGGTTGTTGCCAAAATCCACCACTTGAAGCGATCCTTGACAATAACAAGGCCCAACACAAATAGGAAGAAAACTCCTGCCCCAAAATACCATGGTCCCGAAGTAAAACGTTTGTCGCCCCAATAGGTTGGCATGCCTTGCGCCATCTGGCCAGCTTGAATCTCAGACGCCCCTCCTCGTTCCATTAAGAACTTAGCGACATGTGATTTCTCGTCCAATTGTCCTCCAGTTGAACCACCATAGGCATTCGGAATTAAAAAGGTAATGGTTTCACCAATCCCTTGGCTCCACTCATAGGCATATTCTTTATCAAGCCCTTTCTCTTTAGCATTGTTGTTATCAACCTTCGTGATATTGGCATGCCCACGCGTACTTAATTTACTATATTCCCAAGTCGGCAATAAAATAGATGCATTTACCATCAAAGCGATGACCACTGCAATAATCTGCCTTCCTGAAGCTATAAAAAAACCTTTTAATTGCTTTTGTTTAAGTGCATCGATGAACGTGAAAATCACGTATACCATGAGGACTATTAACAGATAATAGGTTGTCTGTAAGTGGTTGACGCGAATTTCCAGCGAAAGAAACAACGCCAATAATACAGGCCCCCACAATTTACTTCCCCGATAACACATAATAACCGCAGCAATAACAGGCGGAATAAATGCGATTGCATTGGCCCTTGTTATATGCCCAGCTTCAATATAAATAAAATTATAGGATGTAAATGCAATGGCTATTGCGCCGACTGCGGCAAGCCAGGGTTTGATCCGTAAGACACTAAAAAGGAAATAAGCCCCCAACAAATAAAATAGCACCGTATCCATTGGGCTCGGAAAGGCGAACTTAACGGCTTTTAAGAAATAGGTACCAATGTTATTCTCATTTTCTTGCCAAATTTGATAAGTCGGCATTCCGCCAAACATCGAGTTAGTCCATAAGGGCGCTTTACCATCCTTTGCCTTAAAATCAAATAATTCCTTCTGCGCCGCCTGCGCCTGTACCACATCCGACTGCGCCAGTGTTTTTCCTTGCCAAACAGGGGTAAAATAAAAAAATACGAGCGCAATAAATATCGCAATAACGATCAAATGTGCTGAATTCGCCTTAAACCAATTTTTCATCCGTATAAATTTGTCATTTTAAGGTGATGAATATATCTAATTTATTCAACTTACCAAATAATCGTTCATTCATAACTTGCTTTTCGTTGTATCTATGAACACATTATACGCGGTTTGATAAATCTCGATGATTTCATTTACCTTCTTAGGTTGTTTAAAAGTCTTAAAAGCCAAACTTAGATAAATTTGTTTTTATATACAATTATAATTATCGCTCAGTGTCCTGTTAACAGCAAGGTGTTAGCTGTATTGACTCGGCAATCGATCGCTCTTCCTTTTAAATACATAAATAGAAGGTGTCTAGAAAAACCGGGGCAAGCCTTTGGGCACTCAATAGCTGAAAGGTTGCCTTAGCGAGGGACACATAAAAAAGGGAGCAAAATTTTTTGCCCCCTTGTAATTAAGATCTCATTTTTACCGCCGTTCCCGTTGCGCCCACCATCATCATTCCTCCTGTTCCTACCGTCTGGAAGTCCAGTCGAACCCCAACGACCGCATCAGCGCCCAAGGCGCGTGCACGGTCTTCAAGTTCACGCAGCGCTGCTTCACGGGTTTCCTGGAATGCGCGTTCATAAGAGTTGGATCTTCCGCCAAAAAAATCGCGAAAACCCGCCATCATATCCTTGATTGCATTTGCCCCCAGAACCACTTCGGAAGAGACTATTCCCAAATAGCGTTCAATTTGGTGTCCCTCAATAGTACCTGTTGTTGTCAATAACATATTTTATTCTCCTTTTTGAATTAACTTATTAATATTGGATAGCTCACCAAAAACAACCAAAATATCCCCCTCTTCCATGATCGTTTCCGATGCGGCAATTCCTGAAGCTTCTTTTTGTTCTTTAGTCACACCATCCTTTTTCATTTCTGTAATTTTCACGGTGGTTAAGACGATCACCTTGTATAAATTCGTCAGGTTCGCTTCACGCAAGGTCATCCCCACGTAACGCGCCGGAACTTTAGTCTCGACAATAGAGTATTTATCCGAGACTTTAAACGAATCGACGATATCAATATTGTCTAAACGCATTGCCAACCGCTCAGCAGCCTCTTCTTCCGGCATGATATATTCATTGATTTCCATGGCCTCCAACACAGTTTTTTGTAAATCTGAAACAATACGACCAATGATGCGTTTAACTTTCAACTGTTTTAAGAGCGCCACGGTCATGAGCGAAGCTCCCTCATCCTCTCCAATTGCAACAATGACAGCATGAGCATCTTTAAGCGGTAATGACGATACCGCTTCTCGGTCGGTGGTATCTAGGCATACCGTGTGCGTTATCTTGTCCTTTAATTGTTCAACGATACTGAGATTTCGGTCGGCACCAATCACCTCATGCCCGAGTTCAGTAAGATGTACCCCTAAAGAACGTCCAAAATGCCCCAATCCTAAAACAATATACTTCATATCTCAAACTAAAATAAATTTACCTTTATTTCCAAGCTATCTTTCAATTTATATGCTCATATTCTGCTGATAAAGCCATCAAATTTAGCCAAAACGGTCACTTGTCTGCTTAAAACAAGATTTTTTCTTCCGGAAATACAATATTTCTCCGGGTTGTATTTTTAATAAAAGCTACCAATAGCGTCAACATCCCAACACGTCCAACAAGCATTGTCAACGCAATAATTAATTTCCCCCCCGTACTGAGCGACGGTGTAATCCCCAAACTTAATCCACATGTTGTATAGGCTGATAGTGATTCAAAGAGGAGTGCTTTCATACTCTTATCGGGATCTGTAAAAATGAGCACAAAAAAACTGAATCCAACCACAAAAAACGACAATAAAATAATCGCAAAAGCCTTGTTAACAGACTCGCCTGCTATTCGCCTTTTAAAAATCTCTATATATTCTTTTCCTTTAGCCAGCGAAACAATATTCAACAGTGAAACAGCAACGGTAGTTACCTTTACTCCCCCACCAGTAGATCCGGGAGAGGCCCCGACCCACATCAGCAGCATAATCAAAAAAACAGTTGGTGGCCCAACAAAACTCAAATCAACACTATTGTAACCTGCCGAACGTGCCGCATTGGCCATAAAGAAGGAAGTCGCCCATTCCCCATCGATTCCCTTTTCAAGAGAAAGTGTATTCCCTCGCTCCAAGAAATAGAAAAACAAAGTGGCACCTACAATAATAATCGCATTACAGACCAGCACCAATTTAGAATTAAAGCTAAAGCTCCATGCTTTATGCTTATAGTTTTTCTTTGTGATCCATCGGTGATAATAAAGCAATATGGATTCTTTCATATAGGTGTAGAAATTCAATACTATTCCAAACCCCAAACCGCCCAGAATGAAAAGCGAGGACAATGCCAATTGGAACGGATAATTGAATTTATAGGCTTCATGGGTAATTCCTCCAGATAAAATCGAAAATCCAGCGTTACAGAATGACGAAATGGAATGAAAGATCGAAAAGAAAACCATGCTCCCCAAATTTGGAAAATTAGCACTTTCCAAGGTACTAAAGATCAGTATCGCTCCAAGCAATTCAAACAGCAGCGTAATAAAGATCATGGTCAATAAGGTTTTAATGACGGAGGCTACTTTATTTTCACCTAAAATTTCACCAAACATCAATTGATTCTTAAATGAAAATCCACCCGAAAAAAAATAACCAAAAAAACCTGTAAATGTCATAATACCTAATCCTCCAACCTGTATCAAGACAATGACCACAGTTTGTCCGAACATGCTAAAATTTGTTGAAATATCGGCAACCGACAAGCCCGTGATACAAACAGCGCTTGTTGCCATAAATAAGGCGTCCACAAAACTTAACGGAGCTTCTACCGTGGTCCGCGGCAACATCAAGAGTACCGTGCCAAGCAGGATAAGAGCGAGGAAACTGATGACAAATAATATGGTCGGATTAAAATAAAAATTATCAAAGAAAAGTGTGCTCTTCGACAGCTCCGCGATAAAAATTAGATAGATTCCGAGATAAACCCACTGTTCTCTTGAAAAAACAGCGAGTGCTCCAAACCCTGCAAAACGGGCAATAAGAATAAATACAAAGTAAATGAGAATAACCAAGCCCGAGTAATGCTCCACAGCAATTTTTTTGAGTGCGTAAATGGAGGATGACTCGCGGAGAGCAATCATGAAAAAGAGCACAAAGAAAAGATAATGAATTGTTTTACCCAGCAATTTCCCTAGTGCAGGATCAGTAACATAGCCTACATTAAATATAACGATTGCAGCACAAATCATGCTCACATAGAACATGATTTTGTCTACAAGCCCATTTTTATATTTGAAAACAAATCGGATAAAACTTAAAATCGAATCTATCATAATGTCTCAAACTAAGATAAATCTGTCAATAAATGCAAATCTATCTCCGTTGTGTTTTTTGGCGCGCCGACTTAATCAAGGCAACCTTTTCACGTGAAACGGATCTTTAATTTCCCGCCCCTTCTTTCTCGAGTTCCTTTTCAGCCTTTTCACGGTCACGCTTCCTTTTCTCTTCAATCTTTGCCGCCTCTTTGGCCTCATCTTCTTTTTCTTCCTTCAGCAACTCCTCAGGCGTTTTGTGCTTCTTAAATATACTTGAAATCATTTTCTTGGCCTTGCTGATTCCCCCAACGACTTTTTCAACTTTTCCAGCTGTGTTCATTAATTTAGCTTCCCGTTCTGGACCAAGGCCGACACATTGCTTAATTCCAACCAACAAAGTCTGCCACATC
The Sphingobacterium multivorum genome window above contains:
- a CDS encoding YfhO family protein, with the translated sequence MKNWFKANSAHLIVIAIFIALVFFYFTPVWQGKTLAQSDVVQAQAAQKELFDFKAKDGKAPLWTNSMFGGMPTYQIWQENENNIGTYFLKAVKFAFPSPMDTVLFYLLGAYFLFSVLRIKPWLAAVGAIAIAFTSYNFIYIEAGHITRANAIAFIPPVIAAVIMCYRGSKLWGPVLLALFLSLEIRVNHLQTTYYLLIVLMVYVIFTFIDALKQKQLKGFFIASGRQIIAVVIALMVNASILLPTWEYSKLSTRGHANITKVDNNNAKEKGLDKEYAYEWSQGIGETITFLIPNAYGGSTGGQLDEKSHVAKFLMERGGASEIQAGQMAQGMPTYWGDKRFTSGPWYFGAGVFFLFVLGLVIVKDRFKWWILATTILALLLSFGKNFTLVSDLFFDYFPMYNKFRAVESILVVVSITVPMMAIMAVNELLTRAKEIPNLDKKILYTFIGVGGVCLLIAIMPDLFLNFGNAGHSNLVEMLERQIGDKAFATELANQLVLDRKDIASKDAYRSFFIVLLTFGFVWVFLKKKLSEGVLLGALLVLFLFDLWSVDKRFLNDKSFMEKGATAQQVFQQREVDQLILMDKDPSYRVLDLTSDPFSDARPSYFHKSLGGYHAAKLMRFQEILENQFNGALNEDVLDMFNVRYLITTDPQNQSQRIVRRSTAAGNAWFVDRVSFVKGNAEEMQAISSFDPHKEAFVNQQYQNEIKAKTSTASTTGEIKLTSYHPDKMQYEYTVANDAFAVFSEVFYDKGWKAYVDGKETPIIRADYILRALQLPAGTHKVEFVFDPESHKLGNLLTLISSIVLVLGIGTAIYFSFKGNKKETAA
- a CDS encoding YbjQ family protein, whose product is MLLTTTGTIEGHQIERYLGIVSSEVVLGANAIKDMMAGFRDFFGGRSNSYERAFQETREAALRELEDRARALGADAVVGVRLDFQTVGTGGMMMVGATGTAVKMRS
- a CDS encoding potassium channel family protein, with amino-acid sequence MKYIVLGLGHFGRSLGVHLTELGHEVIGADRNLSIVEQLKDKITHTVCLDTTDREAVSSLPLKDAHAVIVAIGEDEGASLMTVALLKQLKVKRIIGRIVSDLQKTVLEAMEINEYIMPEEEAAERLAMRLDNIDIVDSFKVSDKYSIVETKVPARYVGMTLREANLTNLYKVIVLTTVKITEMKKDGVTKEQKEASGIAASETIMEEGDILVVFGELSNINKLIQKGE
- a CDS encoding TrkH family potassium uptake protein — encoded protein: MIDSILSFIRFVFKYKNGLVDKIMFYVSMICAAIVIFNVGYVTDPALGKLLGKTIHYLFFVLFFMIALRESSSIYALKKIAVEHYSGLVILIYFVFILIARFAGFGALAVFSREQWVYLGIYLIFIAELSKSTLFFDNFYFNPTILFVISFLALILLGTVLLMLPRTTVEAPLSFVDALFMATSAVCITGLSVADISTNFSMFGQTVVIVLIQVGGLGIMTFTGFFGYFFSGGFSFKNQLMFGEILGENKVASVIKTLLTMIFITLLFELLGAILIFSTLESANFPNLGSMVFFSIFHSISSFCNAGFSILSGGITHEAYKFNYPFQLALSSLFILGGLGFGIVLNFYTYMKESILLYYHRWITKKNYKHKAWSFSFNSKLVLVCNAIIIVGATLFFYFLERGNTLSLEKGIDGEWATSFFMANAARSAGYNSVDLSFVGPPTVFLIMLLMWVGASPGSTGGGVKVTTVAVSLLNIVSLAKGKEYIEIFKRRIAGESVNKAFAIILLSFFVVGFSFFVLIFTDPDKSMKALLFESLSAYTTCGLSLGITPSLSTGGKLIIALTMLVGRVGMLTLLVAFIKNTTRRNIVFPEEKILF